TCCCGCGTATGTTTTGCATTTTGTTTTGGTATTGGCGTTGTTTATCGTGTTGGCGTTCGTTTCATAATGGGATCGCTCAAACCGCCGGCGCCGGCAGCGCTGTTCATGGCCGCGCTGTATGCGCCGAAATTTTCAGACCAGGAAATCATCGCCCTGGTGCAGGAAAATTTTGGCGACGTCTGGCTGTGCAGCAGCGCGTTTCCGTTCGATTTTAGCGACTACTACCGCGAGGAGATGGGGCCGAATCTGCGCAAAGTTTTTTTGGTGCTGAATGTTTTGATCGATCCGGCTTCACTGCCGGAGTGGAAACTCAAAAGCATTGCTTTGGAAGAGAAATATAGTCTCGCTG
This portion of the Cytophagia bacterium CHB2 genome encodes:
- a CDS encoding DUF4416 family protein, with amino-acid sequence MGSLKPPAPAALFMAALYAPKFSDQEIIALVQENFGDVWLCSSAFPFDFSDYYREEMGPNLRKVFLVLNVLIDPASLPEWKLKSIALEEKYSLAGKRQINFDPGYLELPKLVLATTKNFAHRIYLGRGIYADVQLYMKDGTFQSNPWTYPDYKNPEHLAFFVQARQK